The proteins below are encoded in one region of Thermococcus sp. 21S7:
- a CDS encoding replication factor C large subunit — protein MPRDVPWVEKYRPRRLGELINQTKALGQVKAWIEAWLQGSPPKKKALILAGPPGTGKTATVYAIAREYGFEIIELNASDERTYEKVERYVQAAYTLDILGKRRKLIFLDEADNMEPSGAREIAKLIGRARNPIIMSANRYWEVPREVRNKAQIVEYKRLTQRDIIKGLVRILHAEGLTVPKEVLYEIAKRANGDLRAAINDLQTVVSGGIEDAADVLAYRDTEKSVFQALAQIFATDNAKKARMATLGVDMFPHELLQWIDENLPYVYYKPEDIARAYEALSRADIYLGRAQRTGNYGLWKYATDMMTAGVAVAGVKKKGFVRIYPPKTIKLLTESKAERGLRDSVLKKIMSEMHMAKLEALETLNVLKAIFEYNPDMAAHFVVYLDLDLKEVEFIVGDKEKARTIWGKSMNIEKRLKERGELEEHVRVAAGKEPGEEVEPAEEEEVGEEAEEEISEEELEKAEKEMESVEEPKESGKIDKPKKKGKQATLFDFLGKK, from the coding sequence ATGCCGCGGGACGTTCCTTGGGTTGAGAAGTACCGGCCGAGACGCCTCGGGGAGCTTATAAACCAGACAAAGGCCCTGGGGCAGGTGAAGGCGTGGATAGAGGCGTGGCTCCAGGGCAGCCCACCGAAGAAGAAGGCGCTGATTCTGGCCGGTCCTCCGGGAACAGGCAAGACGGCGACGGTCTACGCCATAGCCAGGGAGTACGGCTTCGAAATAATCGAACTCAACGCCAGCGACGAGAGGACATACGAGAAGGTAGAGCGCTACGTTCAGGCCGCCTACACCCTCGACATCCTCGGAAAGCGGAGGAAGCTCATATTCCTCGATGAGGCAGACAACATGGAGCCGAGCGGGGCGAGGGAGATAGCGAAGCTGATAGGCCGGGCCAGAAATCCGATAATAATGAGCGCCAACCGCTACTGGGAGGTTCCGAGGGAGGTAAGGAACAAGGCCCAGATAGTCGAGTACAAGCGCCTGACCCAGAGGGACATCATAAAGGGGCTCGTGAGAATCCTCCACGCGGAGGGTCTGACGGTTCCGAAAGAGGTTCTCTACGAGATAGCCAAGCGCGCCAACGGTGATCTGAGGGCCGCTATCAACGACCTCCAGACGGTCGTGTCCGGCGGGATAGAGGATGCCGCCGACGTTCTCGCCTACCGCGACACGGAAAAGAGCGTCTTCCAGGCTCTGGCGCAGATTTTTGCCACGGACAACGCGAAGAAAGCCAGGATGGCAACGCTCGGCGTTGACATGTTCCCCCATGAACTCCTCCAGTGGATAGACGAGAACCTCCCCTACGTCTACTACAAGCCCGAGGACATAGCGAGGGCCTATGAGGCGCTCAGCAGGGCCGACATATACCTAGGTCGGGCGCAGAGAACCGGAAACTACGGCCTCTGGAAGTACGCCACCGACATGATGACCGCGGGGGTTGCCGTTGCGGGCGTCAAAAAGAAGGGCTTCGTGAGGATTTACCCGCCCAAGACCATAAAGCTCCTCACGGAGAGCAAAGCTGAGAGGGGACTGAGGGATTCGGTACTCAAGAAGATAATGAGCGAGATGCACATGGCGAAGCTGGAGGCTCTGGAGACACTCAACGTCCTGAAGGCGATATTCGAGTACAACCCGGACATGGCGGCGCACTTCGTCGTTTACCTCGACCTTGACCTCAAGGAGGTCGAGTTCATAGTCGGGGACAAGGAGAAGGCCAGGACGATATGGGGCAAGAGCATGAACATCGAGAAGAGGCTCAAGGAGCGCGGGGAGCTGGAGGAGCACGTGAGGGTTGCCGCTGGGAAGGAGCCCGGGGAAGAGGTTGAGCCCGCGGAAGAGGAAGAGGTCGGAGAAGAGGCGGAGGAAGAGATAAGCGAGGAGGAACTTGAGAAGGCCGAGAAAGAGATGGAGAGTGTGGAAGAGCCGAAGGAGTCCGGAAAGATAGACAAGCCCAAGAAGAAGGGCAAGCAGGCGACGCTGTTCGACTTTTTGGGGAAGAAGTGA
- a CDS encoding replication factor C small subunit — translation MSEEVKEVKILEKPWVEKYRPQRLNDIVGQAHIVRRLKHYAKTGSMPHLLFAGPPGTGKTTSALALARELFGEHWKHNFLELNASVSKDTPILVRLNGRIIRTTFAELDKIYFDGNDGDVAYKDAPNLEVLTVDENYRVKWARVSKIIRHRVPVILRVHLEGGGKLELTGNHSVMVLTENGLETVKASELTEGTILLSFTANLEGFLDVLDLSEYRIKESARTRAFENLPVGEELSYMLGLYAAEGAVGFKGKTSGQVIYTLGNHEDELINRVRAFAENLGISLYENDVGSAFDRSRKSAHQLRFLNTQLARFFEDSFYDGNGRRAVNKRIPGFVFEFPVPERIAFLKGIADGDGTGEWGSVIRVSSVSKDLLIDTVWLARVSGIDASLFEREARLIWKGGMKWSKAELLPAEPIARMLMAIENAIEGNWRYEFRHQLYEGKKRVRKATLRKVLGMVNKGKLDEKGRRILETLRKLAETDLHALTVRKVELVEYNDFVYDVSVPGNEMFFAGEIPVLLHNSDERGINVIREKVKEFARTKPIGGASFKIIFLDEADALTQDAQQALRRTMEMFSNNVRFILSCNYSSKIIEPIQSRCAIFRFRPLNNEDIAKRILYIAENEGLDLTEDGLQALLYVAEGDLRRAINVLQAAAALDTKITDENVFLVASRARPEDVRQMMQLALEGNFLKAREKLREILLKQGLSGEDVLIQMHKEVFNLTIPEDRKVALADKIGEYNFRLVEGANEMIQLEALLAQFTLMGK, via the coding sequence ATGTCTGAGGAAGTTAAGGAAGTTAAAATCCTTGAGAAGCCCTGGGTTGAGAAATACAGGCCTCAACGGCTCAACGACATCGTTGGTCAGGCTCACATCGTCAGAAGGCTCAAGCACTACGCTAAAACCGGTTCGATGCCCCATCTTTTATTCGCGGGGCCTCCTGGTACGGGAAAGACGACCAGTGCGCTGGCCTTAGCGCGAGAACTCTTTGGAGAGCACTGGAAACACAATTTCCTTGAGCTGAATGCCTCCGTTTCCAAGGACACCCCGATACTCGTGAGGCTCAACGGAAGAATCATCAGGACGACGTTTGCCGAGCTTGACAAAATCTACTTCGACGGGAACGACGGTGATGTTGCCTACAAAGATGCTCCAAACCTTGAAGTCCTTACGGTTGACGAGAACTACCGCGTCAAGTGGGCCAGGGTGAGCAAAATAATCCGCCACCGCGTTCCGGTTATACTCCGTGTTCACCTCGAAGGCGGTGGAAAGCTCGAACTCACCGGAAACCACTCCGTTATGGTGCTCACCGAGAACGGACTCGAAACTGTGAAGGCGAGTGAGCTTACGGAAGGTACAATCCTCCTCAGCTTCACGGCCAACCTTGAGGGCTTCCTCGACGTTCTTGACCTGAGCGAATACAGGATTAAGGAGAGCGCGAGGACGAGGGCCTTTGAGAACCTTCCCGTCGGTGAGGAGCTCTCCTACATGCTCGGCCTTTATGCCGCTGAAGGAGCGGTGGGATTCAAGGGTAAGACCTCCGGTCAGGTCATCTACACCCTCGGAAATCACGAAGACGAGCTGATAAACCGCGTTAGGGCATTCGCCGAGAACCTTGGGATAAGCCTCTATGAGAACGACGTTGGTTCCGCCTTCGACCGCTCAAGGAAGAGCGCGCACCAGCTCAGGTTCCTCAACACCCAGCTGGCGAGGTTCTTTGAAGACAGCTTTTACGACGGGAACGGCAGAAGGGCCGTGAACAAAAGAATCCCCGGATTTGTCTTTGAGTTTCCTGTTCCGGAGAGAATAGCCTTCCTGAAAGGCATTGCCGACGGTGACGGAACAGGAGAATGGGGTAGTGTAATCAGGGTTTCCTCAGTTTCAAAGGATTTGCTCATAGACACCGTCTGGCTCGCGAGGGTTTCTGGAATAGATGCGAGCCTCTTCGAGAGGGAGGCGAGGCTAATCTGGAAGGGTGGAATGAAGTGGAGCAAGGCTGAGCTCCTTCCTGCGGAGCCGATAGCTAGGATGCTTATGGCAATAGAGAACGCCATCGAGGGCAACTGGCGTTACGAGTTCAGGCACCAGCTCTACGAGGGCAAGAAGCGCGTTAGGAAGGCAACACTGAGAAAGGTCCTCGGAATGGTCAACAAGGGCAAGCTCGACGAGAAAGGCAGAAGAATACTTGAAACGCTTAGAAAGCTTGCCGAGACGGATTTACACGCCCTAACCGTTAGGAAGGTCGAGCTCGTTGAATACAACGACTTCGTCTACGACGTCAGCGTTCCGGGCAACGAGATGTTCTTCGCCGGTGAAATTCCGGTTCTGCTTCACAACTCCGACGAGCGCGGAATAAACGTGATTAGGGAGAAAGTCAAGGAGTTTGCTCGCACGAAGCCGATAGGCGGGGCGAGCTTCAAGATAATCTTCCTCGACGAGGCTGACGCCCTAACGCAGGACGCCCAGCAGGCTTTGAGGAGAACGATGGAGATGTTCTCCAACAACGTGAGGTTTATCCTCAGCTGTAACTACTCCTCCAAGATAATCGAGCCGATACAGTCGAGGTGTGCAATCTTCCGCTTCAGGCCCCTCAACAACGAGGACATAGCGAAGCGCATCCTCTACATCGCCGAGAACGAAGGGCTTGACCTCACAGAGGATGGACTTCAGGCGCTCCTCTACGTTGCGGAGGGTGATTTGAGAAGGGCAATCAACGTCCTGCAGGCTGCTGCCGCCCTCGACACCAAGATAACCGATGAGAACGTCTTCCTCGTTGCCAGCAGGGCAAGGCCGGAGGATGTCAGACAGATGATGCAGCTGGCTCTGGAGGGCAACTTCCTGAAGGCGAGGGAGAAGCTCAGGGAGATTCTCCTCAAGCAGGGACTGAGCGGCGAGGACGTTCTCATCCAGATGCACAAGGAGGTCTTCAACCTGACGATACCCGAGGACAGGAAAGTTGCCTTGGCTGACAAGATTGGAGAGTACAACTTCAGGCTCGTGGAAGGGGCGAACGAGATGATACAGCTTGAGGCCCTGCTGGCCCAGTTCACCCTGATGGGTAAGTGA
- a CDS encoding glycine C-acetyltransferase, whose amino-acid sequence MAKLDWIREELKELKEKGLYVTIRKLESSQGPWVVVDGKRVLNMCSNNYLGLAAHPKIKEAAIRAILDYGVGAGAVRTIAGTMELHVELEEKLAKFKKREAAILFQSGYNANLGALSALLTKKDNGVFISEELNHASIIDGMRLSGAPKVIYKHLDMEDLKKRLEENKDKEKKIIVSDGVFSMDGDLAPLPEMAELAEQYDAMLYIDDAHGEGVLGDSGRGIVDHFKLHDRVDFEMGTLSKAFGVIGGYVAGPEEAIDYLRQRGRPFLFSSAPNPPDVAAAIASVEILQHSDELVRKLWDNTHFLQNGLRDLGYDLGNTKHPITPVMLYDEKTAQEFSRRLYDEYNIFAQAIVYPTVPLGTARIRLEPSAAHSKEDLQYVLDAFEDLGKKTGFLK is encoded by the coding sequence ATGGCGAAGCTCGACTGGATTAGGGAAGAGCTCAAGGAGCTCAAGGAGAAAGGCCTTTACGTAACCATAAGAAAGCTTGAAAGCTCCCAGGGCCCCTGGGTCGTCGTTGACGGAAAGCGCGTTCTCAACATGTGTTCGAACAACTACCTCGGCCTGGCCGCACATCCCAAGATAAAGGAGGCCGCGATAAGGGCCATCCTCGACTACGGCGTCGGTGCCGGAGCGGTTAGGACCATCGCCGGCACCATGGAGCTCCACGTGGAGCTTGAGGAGAAGCTCGCCAAGTTCAAGAAGAGGGAGGCAGCCATACTCTTCCAGAGCGGCTACAACGCCAACCTCGGCGCTTTAAGTGCTCTGCTCACCAAGAAGGACAACGGTGTGTTCATCAGCGAGGAGCTCAACCACGCGAGCATCATAGACGGAATGCGCCTCAGCGGCGCCCCGAAGGTCATCTACAAGCACCTTGATATGGAGGACCTCAAGAAGCGCCTCGAAGAGAACAAGGACAAGGAGAAGAAGATAATCGTCAGCGACGGTGTCTTCTCGATGGACGGTGACCTCGCCCCGCTGCCGGAGATGGCGGAGCTGGCCGAGCAGTACGATGCCATGCTCTACATAGACGACGCCCACGGTGAGGGTGTCCTCGGAGACAGCGGAAGGGGTATAGTCGACCACTTCAAGCTCCACGACCGCGTTGACTTCGAGATGGGTACGCTGAGCAAGGCCTTCGGTGTCATCGGCGGCTACGTGGCCGGACCGGAGGAGGCCATCGACTACCTCCGCCAGCGCGGAAGGCCGTTCCTCTTCTCAAGCGCCCCGAACCCGCCCGACGTCGCCGCGGCCATAGCTTCCGTCGAGATACTCCAGCACAGCGACGAGTTAGTGAGAAAGCTCTGGGACAACACCCACTTCCTCCAGAACGGGCTGAGGGACCTCGGCTACGACCTCGGCAACACCAAGCACCCGATCACCCCGGTCATGCTCTATGACGAGAAGACCGCCCAGGAGTTCTCAAGGAGGCTCTACGACGAGTACAACATCTTCGCTCAGGCCATAGTCTACCCGACCGTCCCGCTCGGAACCGCAAGGATAAGGCTCGAACCTTCAGCGGCCCACAGCAAGGAGGACCTCCAGTACGTGCTGGATGCCTTCGAGGACCTCGGAAAGAAGACCGGGTTCCTGAAGTGA
- the endA gene encoding tRNA-intron lyase: MKEPIIFQLSGDRVFSEREKAINQFYNKRYFGEVVNGKLFLSLIEAAYLMEKGKIRVFNGEKELSFQDLVELGRKRDDQFDIKLLVYTDLRDRGYTVKSALKFGSHFRVYRRGMDEHSQWLIWVVPENLRFSPNDITARVRVAHGVRKNMVMAVVDEDNDVVYYKVEWVKF, translated from the coding sequence TTGAAGGAGCCGATAATCTTCCAGCTCAGCGGGGACAGGGTCTTCAGCGAGCGCGAAAAGGCGATAAACCAGTTCTACAACAAGAGGTATTTCGGCGAGGTCGTGAACGGGAAGCTCTTCCTCTCGCTCATAGAGGCGGCTTATCTGATGGAGAAGGGCAAGATACGGGTTTTCAACGGCGAAAAAGAACTTTCTTTTCAGGATTTGGTCGAACTCGGGAGGAAGAGGGACGACCAGTTCGACATAAAGCTCCTCGTCTACACCGACCTGCGCGACAGAGGGTACACGGTGAAGTCCGCCCTCAAGTTCGGCTCCCACTTCCGCGTTTACAGGCGCGGAATGGACGAACACTCCCAGTGGCTGATATGGGTGGTTCCCGAGAACCTCCGCTTTTCCCCGAACGACATCACCGCCCGCGTGAGGGTTGCCCACGGCGTCAGGAAGAACATGGTGATGGCCGTCGTCGATGAGGACAACGACGTGGTGTACTACAAGGTTGAGTGGGTGAAGTTCTGA
- the rimI gene encoding ribosomal protein S18-alanine N-acetyltransferase gives MSVSVREAGGRIPLALVVIRPAKLFDIPDVVRIERLSFREQYPRGVFLVFLENNPDTFLVAEYRGRVIGYVMAYLRPDLEGHIMSIAVDPEYRGSGIGSAMLSEVIERLIKKGARYIGLEVRVSNEKAIKLYERFGFRRIKRIIGYYSDGEDAYYMLMPADEWGGRN, from the coding sequence ATGAGCGTGTCCGTGAGGGAAGCCGGCGGGAGGATTCCCCTGGCGTTAGTCGTTATAAGGCCTGCGAAGCTGTTCGACATACCCGACGTTGTCAGGATAGAGCGGCTCTCGTTCCGGGAGCAGTACCCGCGTGGCGTTTTTCTGGTCTTCCTTGAGAACAACCCCGATACTTTCCTGGTGGCCGAGTACCGCGGGAGGGTCATCGGCTACGTGATGGCATACCTCCGTCCCGACCTGGAGGGACATATAATGAGCATCGCCGTTGACCCCGAGTACAGGGGCAGCGGCATCGGTTCGGCCATGCTGAGTGAGGTCATCGAAAGACTCATAAAGAAGGGCGCCCGCTACATCGGTCTGGAGGTTCGCGTGAGCAACGAAAAGGCCATAAAGCTCTACGAGCGCTTCGGTTTCAGGCGCATCAAACGCATAATCGGCTACTACTCCGACGGGGAGGATGCCTACTACATGCTGATGCCGGCCGACGAGTGGGGTGGAAGGAATTGA